The Microbacterium amylolyticum genome includes the window GAATACGCGCACAGGAGTTGGGGCATCCGTTGATGTGCAGACTCATCGGAGCAGGCAGGTCCTCGCCCGCGAATCGCTTCTCGAGGTCGGCAACGGCAGCCATCGCTGTGTCCTTCGTGTCGACGATGGCGAGCTTGCAGAACTCGATCCCCGTGCAGGCGATTGTGCCGCGGCGGATGAGGCTGGGCCGCGCGCTGAGACCGATCTCGTCGAGCCGGGCGATCAGGGGCTCAACGCGATCTTCCTCGATGTCGAGGATGACGAGCTTCTGATGCGGCGTTGTGCGCAGGCGCGTGGATCCGTGCTCTTCAATGATTTCCGCGAGCTCGGTCAGGCGTTCTCCGGACACGCGGCCGACGACGGGGGTCACGCCAATGTAGAAGCGTCCGTCTTTTTGACGGTGCACGCCGACGTGGTCGCCGCGTCCGGTTGCCCGCACGGGAGCAGGGCCATCGGGAAGCGCGTAGCCGAGGTACTCGGTCTCCAGAACCTGACGGAACTTTTCCGGCCCCCAGTCGCCCATGAGGAACTTCAGGCGCGCCTTGTTGCGCAGGCGGCGGTATCCGTAGTCGCGGAAGATCTGGCACACGCCGTGCCACACATCAGCAACCTTGTCGGGGGCGACCCATGTTCCGAGCCGCTCGCCCAGACGGGGAACGGTGGACAGCGCGCCGCCGACCCAGAGGTCGTAGCCGACGCCGTGCTCGGGGTGATTGACCGCGACAAAGGCGATGTCGTTGATCTCGTGGACGATGTCCTGGCTGGGGTGCCCGGTGATCGCGGATTTGAACTTTCGCGGCAGGTTCGCCAGTTCGGGGTCGCCAATGAATCGACGCGTGATCTCTTCGATCTGCGGCGTCGGATCGATCAGTTCGTCCTCGGAGATTCCGGCAACGGGCGATCCGAGGACAACGCGCGGAACATCGCCGCAGGCCTCGGTCGTTCCCAGTCCGACGCTTTCGAGCCGGCGCCAGATTTCGGGCATCGACTCGACCTCGATCCAGTGCAACTGGATGTTCTGACGGTCCGTGAGGTCGGCCGTGCCCCGGCCGAAGTCGACCGAAATCTGGCCGATAACGCGCAGCTGCTCGGTTGTGAGCTGACCGCCGTCGATACGCACGCGGAGCATGAAGAACTCGTCTTCGAGCTCGTGAGGCTCAAGCGTTGCGGTGCGACCGCCATCGATTCCGGGCTTGCGCTGGGTGTACAGACCCCACCAGCGGAAACGACCGTGGAGGTCGGTGGGGTCG containing:
- a CDS encoding nitrite/sulfite reductase, with amino-acid sequence MSSEQSTSANAPARGARTRAARGASKPLGQWKVDGTEPLNANEQFKKESGGLEVRERIENIYAKEGFASIDPTDLHGRFRWWGLYTQRKPGIDGGRTATLEPHELEDEFFMLRVRIDGGQLTTEQLRVIGQISVDFGRGTADLTDRQNIQLHWIEVESMPEIWRRLESVGLGTTEACGDVPRVVLGSPVAGISEDELIDPTPQIEEITRRFIGDPELANLPRKFKSAITGHPSQDIVHEINDIAFVAVNHPEHGVGYDLWVGGALSTVPRLGERLGTWVAPDKVADVWHGVCQIFRDYGYRRLRNKARLKFLMGDWGPEKFRQVLETEYLGYALPDGPAPVRATGRGDHVGVHRQKDGRFYIGVTPVVGRVSGERLTELAEIIEEHGSTRLRTTPHQKLVILDIEEDRVEPLIARLDEIGLSARPSLIRRGTIACTGIEFCKLAIVDTKDTAMAAVADLEKRFAGEDLPAPMSLHINGCPNSCARIQTADIGLKGQLITDDDGNKVPGFQVHLGGGLASSDREEAGLGRTVRGLKVSADGIADYVERVSRRYADDRDGDETFAQWAHRAEEEALI